In a genomic window of Anoplopoma fimbria isolate UVic2021 breed Golden Eagle Sablefish chromosome 6, Afim_UVic_2022, whole genome shotgun sequence:
- the si:ch1073-126c3.2 gene encoding uncharacterized protein si:ch1073-126c3.2, with product MALQGIFTFFCSLAVLSSSAALLQNCSSQTQHLSAELEVAIECGENLTSGWSTQRTAALLLSLRDLTDTLHKHQLQECRGAEPNKCPEAKVPHHGGLACVTVAKKRYCKPLCSHGYDFAFIRRSRLYEECSKQTGFRWQTQYVGGNKLAVCNESPIQVSGASSAYFPENQDCLKTKSNSTLQSAIMGVFVTELRNQGIQDSPEFACLVCG from the exons ATGGCGTTACAGGgaatatttactttcttttgcTCACTAGCAGtcctgtcctcctctgcagctTTACTTCAGAATTGCAGCTCACAAACTCAGCATCTATCAGCTGAACTCGAG GTGGCGATAGAGTGTGGTGAAAACCTGACTTCTGGATGGAGCACACAGAGGACGGCTGCACTACTGCTGTCCCTGAGGGATCTGACTGATACTCTGCACAAACACCAGCTGCAAG AATGCAGAGGTGCTGAGCCAAATAAATGCCCTGAAGCCAAAGTTCCCCACCACGGAGGGTTGGCATGTGTCACAGTAGCCAAGAAGCGCTACTGCAAACCTCTGTGCAGCCAT GGTTACGACTTTGCCTTCATCAGGAGGAGTCGTTTGTACGAAGAATGCAGTAAGCAGACCGGATTTAGATGGCAGACCCAGTACGTGGGAGGAAACAAGCTGGCTGTGTGCAACG AATCACCAATTCAAGTTTCTGGAGCAAGTTCAGCATATTTTCCTGAAAATCAGGACTGCCTCAAAACAAAGAGCAACAGCACACTGCAGAGCGCCATCATGGGGGTATTCGTCACTGAGCTGAGGAATCAAGGCATACAGGACAGTCCAGAGTTTGCCTGTCTTGTATGTGGATGA